From one Salvelinus sp. IW2-2015 linkage group LG11, ASM291031v2, whole genome shotgun sequence genomic stretch:
- the LOC111969872 gene encoding host cell factor 1 isoform X1, whose product MTGSMVSGTTGSTLQPRWKRVLGWSGPVPRPRHGHRAVAIKELMVVFGGGNEGIVDELHVYNTATNQWFIPAVRGDIPPGCAAYGFVCDGTRLLVFGGMVEYGKYSNDLYELQASRWEWKKLKAKTPKNGPPPCPRLGHSFSLVGNKCYLFGGLANDSEDPKNNIPRYLNDLYTLELRAGSSVVGWDIPITYGVLPPPRESHTAVVYTEKDSKKSRLIIYGGMSGCRLGDLWTLDIDTLTWTKPSVNGTAPLPRSLHSATTITNKMFVFGGWVPLVMDDVKVATHEKEWKCTNTLACLNLDSMAWESVVMDTLEDNIPRARAGHCSVAINSRLYVWSGRDGYRKAWNNQVCCKDLWYLETERPHAPSRVQLVRANTNSLEVSWGAVSTADTYLLQLQKYDIPAATAVTSQALNAATSLQGNLPKSPATAAPSAQNLPHTGITIVPQASSPTILPNMPRSPLAASTACGPAILKVAAPPSGTGTSLVTVRPNQAAKSPVTVTSLLPGVRMVVPAQTAQGTPVGSSPQMSGMAALAAAAAATQKIPPSSSTVLNIPAGATLVKTMAVSPGSTTVKMASPLMVSNPATRMLKTAAAQLGTATVSSPNSPNRPIITVHKSGTVTVAQQHQVVTTMVGGVTKTITLVKSPLTMGGSGTLQISNLGKMMSVVQTKPVQTSAVTGQASTNPLTQLIQTKGSLPAGTILKLVTSADGKPTTIITTSQAGGTGNKPTILNISGMSPTTTKQGTTIIKTIPMSAIMTQPGATVTSSTGKTPYTIITTKMMTTGTPGKIITTMPKLGTATGQQGLTQVVLKGAPGQPGTILRTVPMGGVRLVTPVTMSSVKPNITTLVVKGTTGVTTLGTVTGTVSSSLAGSIVASANASLATPITTLGTIATLSSQVINPTAITVSAAQTSLTTATTLSTSTMSANQPTQVTLITTPSGVEAQPVQDLPVSFLASPTSEQPSSTEVGDAPGTVTMVCSNPPCETHETGTTNTATTASSDIGGVQRVCSNPPCETHETGTTNTATTASTDMGGAMRVCTSPPSETHETGTTNTSTIAHSIMGSNQVGTVQSSSSSHPPSLSSPPQTSTSSSSGTATGNQGPENLSTGTTFTPTTACSNMGSAQPGTVQSPKPAVGSTVCLNPPCETHETGTTNTATQSLSSMGNGQTGTVQRVCSNPPCETHETGTTNTPSQASSNMAGNQTGTVQRVCSNPPCETHETGTTNTATTATADGADSATSSTETPSTTASETTPATIQSRAITTVTQSTPAPGPSVPSILSITEGAAGSTEEPMQTDAATEGGETAMETGLSPEXAEGQMGTGLSAEELAVTAAVEAAAQAAATEEAQALAIQAVLQAAQQAVMNEGDSGSTGQQAITIPIVLTQQELAALVQQQHQLQEAQAQAQAQAQAQAQAQQQGNAQALPTEGLAPADSLNDPASESNGHPEMAAAVSSAVASLLPRTSTETLAPSSTLAVASPAKLQAAVAEVANGIEGGNLNPQPAPIKTLVKKENQWFDVGIVKVTNMVVTHFFIPEDDSQVEDDSGAIPDYNQMKKMELQPGTAYKFRVAGINACGRGSFSEISAFKTCLPGFPGAPCAIKISKSPDGAHLTWEPPSVTSGKIIEYSVYLAIQSTQTAEPKASTPAQLAFMRVYCGPNPSCLVQSSSLSNAHIDYTTKPAIIFRIAARNEKGYGPATQVRWLQESSKDGASAKPAPKRPVSSPDXKAAGQKKARTDQ is encoded by the exons ATGACTGGTTCCATGGTGTCTGGGACCACTGGTTCAACTCTACAGCCACGATGGAAGCGGGTACTGGGATGGTCTGGCCCTGTCCCTCGGCCCAGACATGGTCACAGAGCCGTTGCTATAAAGGAATTGATGGTTGTTTTTGGAGGAGGAAATGAAGGAATTGTGGATGAGTTGCATGTCTACAACACAG CAACAAACCAATGGTTTATCCCTGCGGTTCGTGGTGATATTCCCCCTGGATGTGCTGCATATGGTTTTGTTTGTGATGGCACCCGGCTTCTGGTGTTTGGTGGAATGGTGGAATATGGAAAATACAGCAATGATCTCTATGAGCTACAG GCCAGTAGATGGGAATGGAAAAAGTTGAAAGCTAAGACTCCCAAAAACGGCCCACCTCCATGTCCTCGACTTGGTCACAGTTTCTCGCTGGTGGGTAACAAGTGCTACTTGTTTGGAGGACTGGCTAATGACAGCGAGGACCCCAAAAACAACATCCCCAG ATACCTAAATGATCTGTACACCCTGGAGCTTCGTGCTGGCTCCAGTGTTGTGGGCTGGGATATACCAATTACTTATGGTGTTTTGCCGCCTCCTCGCGAGAGCCACACTGCCGTAGTGTACACAGAAAAGGACAGCAAGAAATCTCGCCTGATCATCTATGGAGGGATGAGTGGCTGTCGTCTGGGAGATCTATGGACCCTTGACATCG ACACCCTGACCTGGACTAAGCCATCAGTGAATGGCACAGCACCTCTGCCCAGGAGTCTTCACTCTGCCACCACCATCACAAACAA GATGTTTGTGTTTGGGGGATGGGTTCCCCTGGTTATGGATGATGTGAAGGTGGCCACACATGAGAAGGAATGGAAGTGCACAAACACACTGGCCTGCCTAAATCTCG ACTCCATGGCCTGGGAATCAGTGGTGATGGATACTCTGGAGGACAATATCCCAAGGGCCCGGGCAGGGCATTGCTCTGTGGCCATCAACTCTAGATTGTATGTCTGGAGTGGCCGTGACGGTTACCGTAAAGCATGGAACAACCAAGTCTGCTGTAAAGACCTCTGGTACCTTGAAACAG AGAGGCCACACGCTCCCTCGAGAGTGCAGCTAGTCCGTGCCAACACCAACTCCCTGGAGGTAAGCTGGGGCGCTGTGTCCACCGCAGACACCTATCTGCTGCAGCTACAAAAGTACGACATTCCAGCTGCCACTGCTGTGACCTCGCAGGCCCTCAATGCCGCCACCTCTCTGCAAGGGAACTTGCCTAAGAGCCCAGCCACAGCTGCTCCCTCTGCTCAGAACCTACCACACACAGGTATCACTATTGTGCCCCAGGCTTCCTCCCCTACTATCCTTCCCAACATGCCCAGAAGCCCGCTGGCTGCCTCCACAGCTTGTGGGCCAG CTATCTTGAAGGTTGCAGCGCCTCCGTCTGGCACGGGTACCTCCCTTGTCACTGTGCGACCCAACCAGGCTGCGAAATCCCCTGTCACTGTGACATCACTTCTTCCAGGAGTTCGCATGGTTGTTCCTGCTCAGACCGCCCAAGGAACA CCAGTCGGCAGCAGCCCTCAGATGAGTGGCATGGCAGCTTTGGCTGCAGCTGCAGCAGCCACACAAAAGATCCCACCCTCTTCAAGCACTGTACTCAACATTCCAGCAGGTGCCACCCTTGTCAAAACCATGGCTGTCTCCCCTGGCTCCACCACAGTCAAAATGGCATCTCCTCTCATG GTTAGTAACCCAGCCACTCGCATGCTGAAGACAGCTGCAGCTCAGTTGGGCACAGCGACCGTATCGTCACCCAACTCGCCCAACAGACCCATCATCACTGTGCACAAGTCGGGCACGGTTACCGTAGCCCAGCAACACCAGGTGGTTACCACCATGGTGGGAGGAGTCACCAAGACCATCACCCTSGTCAAGAGCCCCCTCACAATGGGAGGCAGCGGCACTTTG CAGATCTCCAACCTTGGCAAGATGATGTCTGTGGTACAAACCAAGCCAGTGCAGACATCGGCTGTTACAGGCCAGGCTTCCACTAACCCTCTCACACAGCTCATACAG ACCAAGGGTTCTCTCCCTGCCGGCACCATACTGAAGCTGGTGACCTCAGCGGACGGCAagcccaccaccatcatcaccacatcCCAGGCAGGAGGAACAGGGAACAAACCGACCATCCTGAACATCAGCGGCATGTCGCCCACCACAACCAAACAGGGCACCACCATCATCAAGACCATCCCTATGTCTGCTATTATGACCCAGCCTGGAGCAACAG TGACCAGCAGCACAGGGAAGACGCCCtataccatcatcaccaccaagaTGATGACCACTGGCACTCCAGGCAAAATCATCACTACCATGCCCAAGCTTGGCACTGCAACTGGCCAGCAAGGGCTGACACAG GTGGTTTTGAAGGGAGCTCCGGGCCAACCTGGCACCATTCTGCGCACTGTACCCATGGGTGGAGTCCGACTCGTCACCCCGGTCACGATGTCTTCTGTCAAGCCCAATATAACTACACTGGTCGTCAAGGGAACAACTG GTGTCACCACCCTGGGGACTGTCACAGGGACAGTCTCCTCCAGTCTGGCAGGGAGCATTGTAGCCAGTGCCAATGCTTCTCTGGCAACTCCAATCACCACCCTGGGAACCATCGCCACCCTGTCCAGCCAAGTTATCAACCCCACTGCCATCACTGTGTCAGCAGCCCAGACCAGTCTGACCACAGCTACTACCCTTTCCACTTCCACCATG TCTGCAAACCAGCCAACCCAGGTGACTCTCATCACCACCCCCAGCGGGGTTGAGGCCCAGCCAGTGCAGGACCTGCCTGTGTCCTTCCTGGCCTCCCCCACCTCTGAGCAGCCCTCTTCCACTGAGGTTGGGGATGCCCCTGGCACTGTCACCATGGTCTGCTCCAACCCCCCCTGTGAGACCCACGAAACAGGAACCACCAACACCGCAACCACAGCCTCCTCCGATATAGGTGGGGTGCAGAGGGTCTGCTCCAACCCCCCTTGTGAGACCCACGAGACGGGCACCACCAACACTGCAACGACCGCCTCCACTGACATGGGCGGGGCAATGAGGGTGTGTACAAGCCCTCCATCAGAGACCCACGAGACGGGCACCACTAACACCTCAACCATCGCCCACTCCATCATGGGGTCTAACCAAGTGGGCACTGTCCAGAGTAGCTCATCCTCTCATCCCccatctctgtcctctccccctcAGACGTCCACCTCTTCTTCCTCCGGAACCGCCACAGGCAACCAGGGWCCAGAGAACCTGAGCACCGGCACCACATTCACCCCCACCACGGCATGCTCCAACATGGGCTCAGCCCAGCCTGGAACTGTGCAGAGTCCCAAGCCAGCCGTGGGCTCTACGGTGTGCTTAAACCCACCCTGCGAGACACATGAAACAGGCACAACCAACACTGCCACTCAGTCCTTGTCCAGCATGGGTAATGGGCAGACTGGCACTGTGCAGAGGGTGTGCTCAAACCCACCCTGCGAGACCCACGAAACTGGGACCACCAACACCCCGTCCCAGGCCAGCTCAAACATGGCCGGGAACCAGACAGGGACGGTGCAGAGGGTGTGTTCCAACCCCCCCTGTGAAACCCACGAGACTGGCACCACCAACACGGCAACTACTGCCACAG CAGATGGAGCAGACAGTGCCACCAGCAGTACAGAGACTCCTTCCACCACTGCATCAGAAACAACCCCAGCCACCATCCAGAGCAGAGCCATCACTACTGTGACCCAGTCCACACCAGCCCCGGGSCCCTCAGTACCT TCCATTTTGTCGATCACTGAGGGTGCAGCAGGTTCCACAGAAGAGCCCATGCAGACAGACGCGGCCacggaggggggagagacagCTATGGAGACTGGGCTGTCCCCAGAGRTGGCAGAGGGACAGATGGGGACAGGTTTGTCTGCAGAGGAGCTGGCTGTGACCGCAGCGGTGGAGGCAGCGGCGCAGGCTGCAGCCACAGAGGAGGCCCAGGCCCTGGCCATTCAGGCAGTCCTCCAGGCAGCACAGCAGGCAGTCATGA ACGAGGGTGATTCTGGCTCGACCGGACAGCAGGCCATCACAATCCCCATCGTCCTGACCCAGCAGGAGTTGGCAGCCTTGGTCCAGCAGCAGCACCAACTCCAGGAAGCCCAGGCTCAGGCCCAGGCTCAGGCCCAGGCCCAGGCTCAGGCCCAGCAGCAAGGAAACGCCCAGGCCCTACCCACTGAGGGCCTTGCCCCCGCAGACAGCCTCAACGACCCTGCGTCTGAGAGCAACGGGCACCCCGAGATGGCTGCAGCTGTCTCCAGCGCTGTGGCATCACTGCTGCCGCGCACATCCACTGAGA CCCTGGCCCCCTCAAGCACATTGGCTGTTGCCAGTCCAGCCAAGCTGCAAGCTGCTGTAGCAGAGGTGGCCAATGGCATTGAGGGTGGG AAYCTAAACCCTCAACCAGCCCCTATCAAGACTCTTGTCAAAAAAGAGAACCAGTGGTTTGACGTTGGCATCGTCAAGGTGACAAACATGGTGGTTACGCACTTCTTCATCCCAGAGGACGATTCTCAAGTAGAG gatgACTCGGGCGCCATCCCAGACTATAACCAGATGAAGAAAATGGAGCTGCAGCCTGGCACAGCCTACAAGTTCCGTGTCGCTGGCATCAACGCTTGTGGTCGTGGTTCCTTCTCAGAGATATCTGCTTTTAAGACTTGTTTACCAGGCTTCCCTGGAGCACCTTGTGCCATCAAAATCAGCAAG AGCCCAGATGGTGCCCACCTCACCTGGGAGCCTCCCTCAGTGACATCAGGGAAGATCATTGAGTACTCTGTGTACCTGGCCATCCAGAGCACCCAGACAGCTGAGCCCAAGGCCTCCACCCCAGCCCAGCTGGCCTTCATGCGGGTGTACTGTGGGCCCAACCCCTCCTGCTTGGTGCAGTCCTCCAGCCTCTCCAATGCCCACATAGACTACACCACRAAGCCCGCCATCATTTTCCGCATAGCTGCGCGCAACGAGAAGGGCTACGGCCCTGCCACACAAGTCCGATGGCTGCAAG AGTCCAGCAAAGATGGAGCCTCGGCAAAACCTGCCCCAAAAAGACCAGTTTCCTCGCCTGATGR TAAGGCTGCGGGTCAAAAGAAAGCAAGAACGGACCAGTGA
- the LOC111969872 gene encoding host cell factor 1 isoform X6, giving the protein MTGSMVSGTTGSTLQPRWKRVLGWSGPVPRPRHGHRAVAIKELMVVFGGGNEGIVDELHVYNTATNQWFIPAVRGDIPPGCAAYGFVCDGTRLLVFGGMVEYGKYSNDLYELQASRWEWKKLKAKTPKNGPPPCPRLGHSFSLVGNKCYLFGGLANDSEDPKNNIPRYLNDLYTLELRAGSSVVGWDIPITYGVLPPPRESHTAVVYTEKDSKKSRLIIYGGMSGCRLGDLWTLDIDTLTWTKPSVNGTAPLPRSLHSATTITNKMFVFGGWVPLVMDDVKVATHEKEWKCTNTLACLNLDSMAWESVVMDTLEDNIPRARAGHCSVAINSRLYVWSGRDGYRKAWNNQVCCKDLWYLETERPHAPSRVQLVRANTNSLEVSWGAVSTADTYLLQLQKYDIPAATAVTSQALNAATSLQGNLPKSPATAAPSAQNLPHTGITIVPQASSPTILPNMPRSPLAASTACGPAILKVAAPPSGTGTSLVTVRPNQAAKSPVTVTSLLPGVRMVVPAQTAQGTPVGSSPQMSGMAALAAAAAATQKIPPSSSTVLNIPAGATLVKTMAVSPGSTTVKMASPLMVSNPATRMLKTAAAQLGTATVSSPNSPNRPIITVHKSGTVTVAQQHQVVTTMVGGVTKTITLVKSPLTMGGSGTLQISNLGKMMSVVQTKPVQTSAVTGQASTNPLTQLIQTKGSLPAGTILKLVTSADGKPTTIITTSQAGGTGNKPTILNISGMSPTTTKQGTTIIKTIPMSAIMTQPGATVTSSTGKTPYTIITTKMMTTGTPGKIITTMPKLGTATGQQGLTQVVLKGAPGQPGTILRTVPMGGVRLVTPVTMSSVKPNITTLVVKGTTGVTTLGTVTGTVSSSLAGSIVASANASLATPITTLGTIATLSSQVINPTAITVSAAQTSLTTATTLSTSTMSANQPTQVTLITTPSGVEAQPVQDLPVSFLASPTSEQPSSTEVGDAPGTVTMVCSNPPCETHETGTTNTATTASSDIGGVQRVCSNPPCETHETGTTNTATTASTDMGGAMRTSTSSSSGTATGNQGPENLSTGTTFTPTTACSNMGSAQPGTVQSPKPAVGSTVCLNPPCETHETGTTNTATQSLSSMGNGQTGTVQRVCSNPPCETHETGTTNTPSQASSNMAGNQTGTVQRVCSNPPCETHETGTTNTATTATADGADSATSSTETPSTTASETTPATIQSRAITTVTQSTPAPGPSVPSILSITEGAAGSTEEPMQTDAATEGGETAMETGLSPEXAEGQMGTGLSAEELAVTAAVEAAAQAAATEEAQALAIQAVLQAAQQAVMNEGDSGSTGQQAITIPIVLTQQELAALVQQQHQLQEAQAQAQAQAQAQAQAQQQGNAQALPTEGLAPADSLNDPASESNGHPEMAAAVSSAVASLLPRTSTETLAPSSTLAVASPAKLQAAVAEVANGIEGGNLNPQPAPIKTLVKKENQWFDVGIVKVTNMVVTHFFIPEDDSQVEDDSGAIPDYNQMKKMELQPGTAYKFRVAGINACGRGSFSEISAFKTCLPGFPGAPCAIKISKSPDGAHLTWEPPSVTSGKIIEYSVYLAIQSTQTAEPKASTPAQLAFMRVYCGPNPSCLVQSSSLSNAHIDYTTKPAIIFRIAARNEKGYGPATQVRWLQESSKDGASAKPAPKRPVSSPDXKAAGQKKARTDQ; this is encoded by the exons ATGACTGGTTCCATGGTGTCTGGGACCACTGGTTCAACTCTACAGCCACGATGGAAGCGGGTACTGGGATGGTCTGGCCCTGTCCCTCGGCCCAGACATGGTCACAGAGCCGTTGCTATAAAGGAATTGATGGTTGTTTTTGGAGGAGGAAATGAAGGAATTGTGGATGAGTTGCATGTCTACAACACAG CAACAAACCAATGGTTTATCCCTGCGGTTCGTGGTGATATTCCCCCTGGATGTGCTGCATATGGTTTTGTTTGTGATGGCACCCGGCTTCTGGTGTTTGGTGGAATGGTGGAATATGGAAAATACAGCAATGATCTCTATGAGCTACAG GCCAGTAGATGGGAATGGAAAAAGTTGAAAGCTAAGACTCCCAAAAACGGCCCACCTCCATGTCCTCGACTTGGTCACAGTTTCTCGCTGGTGGGTAACAAGTGCTACTTGTTTGGAGGACTGGCTAATGACAGCGAGGACCCCAAAAACAACATCCCCAG ATACCTAAATGATCTGTACACCCTGGAGCTTCGTGCTGGCTCCAGTGTTGTGGGCTGGGATATACCAATTACTTATGGTGTTTTGCCGCCTCCTCGCGAGAGCCACACTGCCGTAGTGTACACAGAAAAGGACAGCAAGAAATCTCGCCTGATCATCTATGGAGGGATGAGTGGCTGTCGTCTGGGAGATCTATGGACCCTTGACATCG ACACCCTGACCTGGACTAAGCCATCAGTGAATGGCACAGCACCTCTGCCCAGGAGTCTTCACTCTGCCACCACCATCACAAACAA GATGTTTGTGTTTGGGGGATGGGTTCCCCTGGTTATGGATGATGTGAAGGTGGCCACACATGAGAAGGAATGGAAGTGCACAAACACACTGGCCTGCCTAAATCTCG ACTCCATGGCCTGGGAATCAGTGGTGATGGATACTCTGGAGGACAATATCCCAAGGGCCCGGGCAGGGCATTGCTCTGTGGCCATCAACTCTAGATTGTATGTCTGGAGTGGCCGTGACGGTTACCGTAAAGCATGGAACAACCAAGTCTGCTGTAAAGACCTCTGGTACCTTGAAACAG AGAGGCCACACGCTCCCTCGAGAGTGCAGCTAGTCCGTGCCAACACCAACTCCCTGGAGGTAAGCTGGGGCGCTGTGTCCACCGCAGACACCTATCTGCTGCAGCTACAAAAGTACGACATTCCAGCTGCCACTGCTGTGACCTCGCAGGCCCTCAATGCCGCCACCTCTCTGCAAGGGAACTTGCCTAAGAGCCCAGCCACAGCTGCTCCCTCTGCTCAGAACCTACCACACACAGGTATCACTATTGTGCCCCAGGCTTCCTCCCCTACTATCCTTCCCAACATGCCCAGAAGCCCGCTGGCTGCCTCCACAGCTTGTGGGCCAG CTATCTTGAAGGTTGCAGCGCCTCCGTCTGGCACGGGTACCTCCCTTGTCACTGTGCGACCCAACCAGGCTGCGAAATCCCCTGTCACTGTGACATCACTTCTTCCAGGAGTTCGCATGGTTGTTCCTGCTCAGACCGCCCAAGGAACA CCAGTCGGCAGCAGCCCTCAGATGAGTGGCATGGCAGCTTTGGCTGCAGCTGCAGCAGCCACACAAAAGATCCCACCCTCTTCAAGCACTGTACTCAACATTCCAGCAGGTGCCACCCTTGTCAAAACCATGGCTGTCTCCCCTGGCTCCACCACAGTCAAAATGGCATCTCCTCTCATG GTTAGTAACCCAGCCACTCGCATGCTGAAGACAGCTGCAGCTCAGTTGGGCACAGCGACCGTATCGTCACCCAACTCGCCCAACAGACCCATCATCACTGTGCACAAGTCGGGCACGGTTACCGTAGCCCAGCAACACCAGGTGGTTACCACCATGGTGGGAGGAGTCACCAAGACCATCACCCTSGTCAAGAGCCCCCTCACAATGGGAGGCAGCGGCACTTTG CAGATCTCCAACCTTGGCAAGATGATGTCTGTGGTACAAACCAAGCCAGTGCAGACATCGGCTGTTACAGGCCAGGCTTCCACTAACCCTCTCACACAGCTCATACAG ACCAAGGGTTCTCTCCCTGCCGGCACCATACTGAAGCTGGTGACCTCAGCGGACGGCAagcccaccaccatcatcaccacatcCCAGGCAGGAGGAACAGGGAACAAACCGACCATCCTGAACATCAGCGGCATGTCGCCCACCACAACCAAACAGGGCACCACCATCATCAAGACCATCCCTATGTCTGCTATTATGACCCAGCCTGGAGCAACAG TGACCAGCAGCACAGGGAAGACGCCCtataccatcatcaccaccaagaTGATGACCACTGGCACTCCAGGCAAAATCATCACTACCATGCCCAAGCTTGGCACTGCAACTGGCCAGCAAGGGCTGACACAG GTGGTTTTGAAGGGAGCTCCGGGCCAACCTGGCACCATTCTGCGCACTGTACCCATGGGTGGAGTCCGACTCGTCACCCCGGTCACGATGTCTTCTGTCAAGCCCAATATAACTACACTGGTCGTCAAGGGAACAACTG GTGTCACCACCCTGGGGACTGTCACAGGGACAGTCTCCTCCAGTCTGGCAGGGAGCATTGTAGCCAGTGCCAATGCTTCTCTGGCAACTCCAATCACCACCCTGGGAACCATCGCCACCCTGTCCAGCCAAGTTATCAACCCCACTGCCATCACTGTGTCAGCAGCCCAGACCAGTCTGACCACAGCTACTACCCTTTCCACTTCCACCATG TCTGCAAACCAGCCAACCCAGGTGACTCTCATCACCACCCCCAGCGGGGTTGAGGCCCAGCCAGTGCAGGACCTGCCTGTGTCCTTCCTGGCCTCCCCCACCTCTGAGCAGCCCTCTTCCACTGAGGTTGGGGATGCCCCTGGCACTGTCACCATGGTCTGCTCCAACCCCCCCTGTGAGACCCACGAAACAGGAACCACCAACACCGCAACCACAGCCTCCTCCGATATAGGTGGGGTGCAGAGGGTCTGCTCCAACCCCCCTTGTGAGACCCACGAGACGGGCACCACCAACACTGCAACGACCGCCTCCACTGACATGGGCGGGGCAATGAGG ACGTCCACCTCTTCTTCCTCCGGAACCGCCACAGGCAACCAGGGWCCAGAGAACCTGAGCACCGGCACCACATTCACCCCCACCACGGCATGCTCCAACATGGGCTCAGCCCAGCCTGGAACTGTGCAGAGTCCCAAGCCAGCCGTGGGCTCTACGGTGTGCTTAAACCCACCCTGCGAGACACATGAAACAGGCACAACCAACACTGCCACTCAGTCCTTGTCCAGCATGGGTAATGGGCAGACTGGCACTGTGCAGAGGGTGTGCTCAAACCCACCCTGCGAGACCCACGAAACTGGGACCACCAACACCCCGTCCCAGGCCAGCTCAAACATGGCCGGGAACCAGACAGGGACGGTGCAGAGGGTGTGTTCCAACCCCCCCTGTGAAACCCACGAGACTGGCACCACCAACACGGCAACTACTGCCACAG CAGATGGAGCAGACAGTGCCACCAGCAGTACAGAGACTCCTTCCACCACTGCATCAGAAACAACCCCAGCCACCATCCAGAGCAGAGCCATCACTACTGTGACCCAGTCCACACCAGCCCCGGGSCCCTCAGTACCT TCCATTTTGTCGATCACTGAGGGTGCAGCAGGTTCCACAGAAGAGCCCATGCAGACAGACGCGGCCacggaggggggagagacagCTATGGAGACTGGGCTGTCCCCAGAGRTGGCAGAGGGACAGATGGGGACAGGTTTGTCTGCAGAGGAGCTGGCTGTGACCGCAGCGGTGGAGGCAGCGGCGCAGGCTGCAGCCACAGAGGAGGCCCAGGCCCTGGCCATTCAGGCAGTCCTCCAGGCAGCACAGCAGGCAGTCATGA ACGAGGGTGATTCTGGCTCGACCGGACAGCAGGCCATCACAATCCCCATCGTCCTGACCCAGCAGGAGTTGGCAGCCTTGGTCCAGCAGCAGCACCAACTCCAGGAAGCCCAGGCTCAGGCCCAGGCTCAGGCCCAGGCCCAGGCTCAGGCCCAGCAGCAAGGAAACGCCCAGGCCCTACCCACTGAGGGCCTTGCCCCCGCAGACAGCCTCAACGACCCTGCGTCTGAGAGCAACGGGCACCCCGAGATGGCTGCAGCTGTCTCCAGCGCTGTGGCATCACTGCTGCCGCGCACATCCACTGAGA CCCTGGCCCCCTCAAGCACATTGGCTGTTGCCAGTCCAGCCAAGCTGCAAGCTGCTGTAGCAGAGGTGGCCAATGGCATTGAGGGTGGG AAYCTAAACCCTCAACCAGCCCCTATCAAGACTCTTGTCAAAAAAGAGAACCAGTGGTTTGACGTTGGCATCGTCAAGGTGACAAACATGGTGGTTACGCACTTCTTCATCCCAGAGGACGATTCTCAAGTAGAG gatgACTCGGGCGCCATCCCAGACTATAACCAGATGAAGAAAATGGAGCTGCAGCCTGGCACAGCCTACAAGTTCCGTGTCGCTGGCATCAACGCTTGTGGTCGTGGTTCCTTCTCAGAGATATCTGCTTTTAAGACTTGTTTACCAGGCTTCCCTGGAGCACCTTGTGCCATCAAAATCAGCAAG AGCCCAGATGGTGCCCACCTCACCTGGGAGCCTCCCTCAGTGACATCAGGGAAGATCATTGAGTACTCTGTGTACCTGGCCATCCAGAGCACCCAGACAGCTGAGCCCAAGGCCTCCACCCCAGCCCAGCTGGCCTTCATGCGGGTGTACTGTGGGCCCAACCCCTCCTGCTTGGTGCAGTCCTCCAGCCTCTCCAATGCCCACATAGACTACACCACRAAGCCCGCCATCATTTTCCGCATAGCTGCGCGCAACGAGAAGGGCTACGGCCCTGCCACACAAGTCCGATGGCTGCAAG AGTCCAGCAAAGATGGAGCCTCGGCAAAACCTGCCCCAAAAAGACCAGTTTCCTCGCCTGATGR TAAGGCTGCGGGTCAAAAGAAAGCAAGAACGGACCAGTGA